In Paraburkholderia bryophila, a single genomic region encodes these proteins:
- a CDS encoding tyrosine-type recombinase/integrase gives MSKKLAFTKRIVSALVHDGPGKSTEFSDSTTIGLKLEVYPSSRKIWFFRYTFEGRKRAVRIGEYPAIDLDEARSTAYQHRADVDRGINPADEKRARREELTFRQYADDVYIPHAQVHKKSAKDDIAKLHLHIYKVFGDRKLSAVTKQEISTYHGQVKQSHSPAYANRHLALIKRMLGLAVEWGYLTANAAHGIKLFREENCRETFLSKDEAKRLVDAMASDSNPIACAALKIMLLTGVRRQEALSARWVNVDLDAGIWLLPNTKARKPRQVVLSDAAQQVLHHLQASAINSPYVFPGRDPTKPLCDPKKTLRRLLAAAGITKPFRIHDTRHSFASLLIADGTPLYTVQKLLGHAQSSTTERYAHLSQGNLRAGVEAIGQMLG, from the coding sequence ATGTCTAAAAAACTCGCGTTTACCAAACGCATCGTATCTGCGCTCGTCCACGATGGCCCCGGAAAATCAACCGAGTTCTCAGATTCGACCACTATTGGCCTGAAGCTCGAGGTGTACCCTTCCAGTAGAAAGATCTGGTTCTTTCGCTATACATTCGAAGGCCGAAAACGGGCCGTGCGGATCGGCGAATACCCGGCGATTGATCTGGACGAAGCACGATCAACCGCTTACCAGCATCGTGCAGACGTGGATCGGGGAATCAATCCGGCCGACGAAAAGCGGGCCAGACGTGAGGAGTTGACATTCCGTCAGTACGCTGACGACGTCTATATCCCTCACGCACAGGTCCACAAGAAGTCAGCCAAAGACGATATCGCCAAGCTTCACCTTCACATCTACAAGGTGTTTGGAGATCGGAAGCTATCGGCCGTGACCAAACAGGAGATTTCCACTTACCACGGGCAGGTCAAGCAGTCGCATAGTCCGGCATACGCCAATCGGCATCTCGCACTCATCAAGCGGATGCTGGGGCTGGCCGTGGAGTGGGGCTACCTGACTGCCAACGCGGCGCATGGAATCAAGCTCTTCAGGGAAGAGAACTGTCGTGAGACGTTTCTCTCCAAAGACGAAGCCAAGCGCCTTGTCGATGCCATGGCGAGCGATTCGAACCCGATCGCCTGTGCGGCATTGAAGATCATGTTACTGACGGGTGTACGCCGTCAGGAAGCCCTGTCGGCACGCTGGGTCAACGTCGATCTGGACGCCGGGATCTGGCTGCTTCCGAATACCAAAGCCCGAAAGCCCCGTCAGGTTGTACTCAGCGATGCGGCGCAGCAGGTACTTCATCATCTCCAGGCCAGCGCGATCAATTCTCCGTATGTATTCCCGGGCCGAGACCCGACGAAGCCGCTCTGTGACCCGAAGAAAACACTTCGGCGCTTACTGGCCGCAGCAGGTATCACCAAGCCGTTCCGCATTCACGACACACGGCATTCATTTGCGTCCCTGCTGATCGCGGACGGCACACCCCTGTACACCGTACAGAAGCTTTTGGGCCATGCTCAATCAAGTACCACCGAGCGTTACGCGCATCTGTCGCAGGGCAACCTGCGTGCAGGTGTCGAAGCCATTGGCCAGATGCTTGGCTAA
- a CDS encoding DNA primase family protein has product MPTAESELQTEPELNTDSKLEDALTDEGEDDTDEGRYPFSFFTGYQQTQGFQTGYLSLEEIFSYFADKHNREERQEKDGASFNLNLYRDKRERKTINIVETGGIIIDIDELDPDALAGLLEKVGQYKSICYTTYSHTPKAPRLRLIFPLATAISPESYREQALRVVHHLGVECDICSSAVNQIYHTPSNPPGTLDDHFVCTYPDSDFLDPATLPPAPPKRTQRKGSKTDREEKQLNLFKLADDIIEGHFDGHIQSVAQELFEYGDGYWQCAEPNVLAKRLSELPEVDGVLTSAAQLDGLLRALKVRAAVAEFPEATPMTVNVRNGVLDLNTGTLEPHAPNHFHRNQLAVDFDPSSECPRWMQVLDEVFAHDTDRDAKVRFLQEWLGYLLMPSAIYQKMLWMVGSGANGKNVVLDVMANVLGEANCTSMALNEISTEFLRCGLHGKLANFSSEVEAGKRLNDAFIKAVVSGDSITANRKGLTAITFRPYARLVSAMNDLPPLKDISHGFFRRLIVLQFNRTFAPEEMDRTLPEKLRAETPGILAWATEGLLRLRQTGAFTPVPSSETLCNQYRFESDPVAMFMTASLVPSVTDKALKHEVYSQYKKFCETNGYQALSNSQFGKAMKEKGVVSKDSNGKSYYCVTLDLLPEDVPAYPPNFQKRLRDKPKKSTICLSEVCDADRDEEAVV; this is encoded by the coding sequence ATGCCAACAGCAGAATCCGAACTACAGACAGAACCCGAGCTAAATACAGATTCAAAACTGGAAGACGCACTGACGGATGAGGGCGAAGACGACACAGACGAAGGACGCTACCCGTTCTCGTTCTTCACTGGATATCAGCAAACACAAGGCTTCCAAACGGGGTATCTGTCGCTAGAGGAAATCTTTTCTTACTTTGCGGACAAACACAATCGCGAAGAGCGCCAGGAGAAGGATGGCGCGTCATTCAATTTGAATCTCTATCGTGATAAGCGAGAGAGAAAAACGATAAACATCGTGGAAACCGGCGGAATCATCATCGACATTGACGAGCTTGATCCAGATGCGTTGGCTGGCTTACTTGAAAAAGTTGGCCAGTACAAATCGATCTGCTACACGACGTATAGCCACACGCCGAAAGCGCCGCGTTTGCGTTTGATCTTTCCACTAGCGACAGCAATCTCGCCTGAAAGCTACAGGGAGCAAGCGTTAAGGGTAGTACATCATCTCGGCGTCGAGTGCGACATCTGTTCGTCTGCCGTGAACCAGATTTACCATACGCCGTCGAATCCGCCGGGAACGCTGGACGATCACTTCGTCTGCACGTACCCCGATTCGGATTTTCTCGATCCAGCGACTTTACCACCCGCACCGCCAAAACGGACCCAGCGTAAGGGCTCCAAAACCGATCGTGAAGAAAAACAGTTAAACCTGTTCAAGCTCGCGGATGACATCATCGAAGGCCATTTTGACGGTCATATCCAGTCCGTTGCTCAGGAACTGTTCGAATACGGCGACGGATACTGGCAATGTGCCGAGCCGAACGTTCTCGCGAAACGGCTTTCCGAACTGCCCGAGGTCGATGGCGTTCTCACGTCTGCCGCACAACTGGATGGCCTGCTGCGGGCGTTAAAGGTGCGAGCAGCGGTGGCCGAGTTTCCTGAGGCGACGCCGATGACGGTCAATGTCCGCAACGGCGTGCTCGATCTAAATACGGGTACGCTAGAACCACATGCGCCAAATCATTTTCACCGGAACCAGCTTGCCGTCGATTTCGACCCTAGTAGCGAATGTCCTCGCTGGATGCAGGTACTGGACGAGGTTTTCGCGCACGATACAGATCGTGACGCGAAGGTCCGCTTCCTGCAGGAATGGCTCGGCTATCTGTTGATGCCCTCCGCCATTTACCAGAAGATGCTCTGGATGGTCGGCTCCGGCGCGAACGGCAAAAACGTTGTTCTGGATGTCATGGCGAACGTACTCGGCGAAGCGAACTGCACGTCGATGGCGCTCAACGAGATCAGTACTGAATTTCTTCGATGCGGTCTGCACGGCAAACTGGCTAACTTCTCCAGCGAAGTAGAAGCTGGAAAACGGCTCAACGATGCCTTCATCAAGGCGGTTGTATCGGGCGACAGCATCACCGCGAACAGAAAGGGGCTCACTGCCATCACGTTCCGGCCCTATGCCCGACTCGTCTCTGCCATGAACGATCTGCCGCCGCTCAAAGACATTTCGCACGGGTTCTTTCGCCGACTGATCGTCTTGCAGTTCAACCGGACCTTTGCGCCCGAGGAAATGGACCGTACGTTGCCTGAGAAGCTGCGGGCTGAAACACCCGGCATCCTTGCGTGGGCAACCGAGGGCCTGCTACGCTTACGTCAGACGGGAGCCTTCACCCCAGTACCTTCCAGCGAAACGCTGTGCAACCAGTACCGATTCGAATCGGATCCTGTTGCGATGTTCATGACCGCATCGTTGGTTCCAAGCGTGACCGATAAGGCCTTGAAGCATGAGGTCTATAGCCAATACAAAAAGTTCTGCGAAACTAACGGGTACCAAGCGCTTTCGAACTCGCAGTTCGGCAAAGCCATGAAAGAGAAGGGGGTTGTGTCCAAGGATAGCAACGGCAAAAGCTACTACTGCGTCACGCTAGACCTACTACCTGAAGATGTGCCCGCATATCCCCCCAATTTCCAGAAGCGGCTACGTGACAAGCCGAAAAAATCTACTATATGTCTGTCCGAAGTATGCGACGCAGATCGAGACGAAGAAGCTGTCGTATAG
- a CDS encoding helix-turn-helix domain-containing protein, with the protein MVKAVLEESGVDTHEAPPALDHKLVGGHLRQARKARGLTLAELSERSGIAVSTISKAERGDIALTYDKFAALAHSLELEFDAIFGRRRKPAGGPMKPSFTAAGKQHIYDTPNYEYGMLANNLTGKQMVPMRARIHARAVSDFPEYIRHSGEEFVFLLGGKLELRFESGKAFKLMPGDSLYFDSSVGHVYVSLSKEDAEVLVCCVDTDENRPSGAI; encoded by the coding sequence ATGGTCAAAGCTGTTCTGGAAGAATCGGGCGTGGATACGCATGAAGCACCACCCGCGCTCGACCACAAGCTGGTCGGTGGCCATTTGCGGCAGGCGCGCAAGGCACGCGGACTGACGCTGGCGGAATTGTCGGAGCGCTCAGGAATTGCGGTGTCGACGATCTCCAAGGCCGAGCGCGGCGATATCGCGCTGACCTACGACAAGTTTGCGGCGCTCGCGCACTCGCTGGAACTGGAGTTCGACGCGATCTTCGGGCGGCGTCGCAAACCAGCGGGCGGTCCGATGAAGCCGTCGTTTACCGCTGCCGGCAAGCAACATATCTACGACACGCCGAACTATGAGTACGGCATGCTCGCGAACAACCTGACCGGCAAGCAGATGGTGCCGATGCGCGCGCGCATCCACGCCCGCGCCGTGTCGGACTTTCCCGAGTACATCCGGCACTCGGGCGAAGAGTTCGTCTTTCTGTTGGGCGGCAAGCTGGAATTGCGCTTCGAAAGCGGCAAGGCGTTCAAATTGATGCCCGGTGACAGTCTGTACTTCGACAGTTCGGTCGGGCATGTCTATGTGAGCCTCAGCAAGGAGGATGCAGAGGTGCTGGTGTGCTGTGTCGATACCGATGAAAATCGGCCGAGTGGCGCAATCTAA
- a CDS encoding RidA family protein, with protein sequence MSNEIKRLQTNARMSQVVIANGVVHLAGQVPDTANASVTEQTSEVLARIDTLLELAGVDRTRLLSANIWLSDPSHFAEFNAVWDAWVPTGHAPTRACVQALLMKPGCDVEVAVTALLA encoded by the coding sequence ATGTCGAACGAAATCAAACGTCTGCAAACGAATGCGCGCATGAGCCAGGTGGTAATCGCTAACGGGGTTGTTCATCTGGCCGGCCAGGTGCCCGACACGGCAAACGCATCCGTGACCGAACAGACCAGCGAAGTACTGGCCCGCATCGACACGTTGCTCGAATTGGCCGGCGTCGACCGCACGCGCCTCCTGTCCGCGAATATCTGGCTGAGCGATCCTAGCCACTTCGCCGAGTTCAACGCCGTGTGGGATGCCTGGGTGCCGACAGGTCACGCGCCCACCCGCGCATGCGTGCAAGCCTTGCTGATGAAGCCGGGTTGCGATGTCGAAGTCGCAGTAACAGCGCTGTTGGCGTAG
- a CDS encoding NAD(P)/FAD-dependent oxidoreductase, translating into MSSTKFDTIVLGAGIVGVSVAVHLQKRGRQVALIDRKQPGNETSFGNAGLIQREGVYPYAFPRHLGTLLRYARNQSPHVRYHADAMLKTAPFLWQYWRNSHPAKHAAIAKSYSTLIGHCVDEHRALAADAGVSTLLRHTGWIKVFRTEAVRDAENRLAEQWQREYGVEFESLDAGRLQQQEPDLDKALAGGLRYTASDSVSDPNALVTAYAKYFEALGGRFFIGDADSFSEGWTVDTEAGTIVASSAVVALGPWSDRMSSRLGYRLPLAVKRGYHMHYAPQAAARLNHPVLDVEKGYLIAPMARGIRLTTGAEIAHCDAPKTPTQLAAVEPIARTLFPLGERLDNEAWMGRRPCTPDMMPIIGPARHHKDLWFAFGHAHHGLTLGPITGRLIAEMMTHEETLVDTRPFRVERFQNQTAQ; encoded by the coding sequence ATGAGCAGCACGAAATTCGATACCATTGTGCTCGGCGCGGGCATTGTCGGCGTGTCCGTTGCCGTACATCTTCAGAAGCGCGGCCGCCAGGTCGCCCTGATCGACCGCAAGCAGCCCGGCAACGAAACTTCGTTCGGTAACGCCGGGTTGATCCAGCGCGAAGGTGTCTATCCCTACGCGTTTCCACGCCACCTCGGCACCTTGCTCCGCTATGCGCGCAACCAGTCGCCGCACGTTCGTTATCATGCGGACGCCATGCTCAAGACGGCGCCGTTCCTGTGGCAATACTGGCGCAACTCTCATCCGGCGAAGCATGCCGCCATCGCGAAGTCGTACTCGACGCTGATCGGGCATTGCGTGGACGAGCACCGCGCGCTGGCCGCCGACGCCGGCGTGAGTACATTGCTGCGCCACACCGGCTGGATAAAGGTGTTTCGCACCGAAGCAGTACGGGACGCGGAAAACCGGCTCGCTGAACAGTGGCAGCGGGAATATGGCGTCGAGTTCGAATCGCTCGACGCCGGCCGCCTGCAACAGCAGGAGCCCGATCTCGACAAGGCCCTGGCAGGCGGATTACGCTATACGGCGTCCGATTCCGTAAGCGATCCCAACGCGCTCGTCACCGCCTACGCGAAGTATTTCGAAGCGCTGGGCGGACGGTTTTTCATCGGCGATGCGGACTCGTTTAGCGAAGGCTGGACTGTCGATACGGAAGCCGGAACGATTGTGGCGTCATCGGCGGTCGTCGCGTTGGGGCCGTGGTCGGATCGCATGAGTTCACGACTCGGCTACCGCTTGCCGCTTGCCGTCAAACGCGGGTACCACATGCACTATGCGCCCCAGGCAGCGGCCCGGCTAAATCATCCGGTTCTGGACGTTGAGAAAGGCTATCTGATCGCTCCCATGGCGAGAGGTATCCGCTTGACCACCGGGGCAGAAATCGCGCACTGCGATGCGCCCAAAACGCCCACGCAACTCGCCGCGGTCGAGCCGATTGCACGCACCCTGTTTCCTTTGGGTGAGCGTCTCGACAACGAAGCGTGGATGGGACGGCGCCCCTGCACGCCCGACATGATGCCGATCATCGGTCCCGCGAGACATCACAAAGACTTATGGTTCGCGTTTGGCCATGCACACCACGGGCTCACGCTAGGCCCGATCACGGGCCGGTTGATCGCGGAGATGATGACCCATGAGGAAACGCTCGTGGACACGCGGCCGTTCAGGGTCGAACGCTTCCAGAACCAAACCGCGCAATGA
- a CDS encoding response regulator, translated as MDDAKRRDFGKIRSGLSMMRTLATRGGFSGRPCGARRGSIISSSQQFVQKALILRGNNEREGHTSPSQHRRKDAVNKAIRILVVDDDSQIRSLLCDCLADFGMTTAQAATGAEMHLALGEGGFDLVVLDLMLPDDDGLNLCREIRATSEIPLIILTARGEMTDRIVGLELGADDYVVKPFEPRELVARIQTILRRVRAQTQGRTRAQEESRFAGWRLHQTGRHLIATDNTVIPLSNAEFRLLNAFLAAPGRVLSREYLMDTARGKSIDAFDRSIDVQISRLRQKLREDIKEPRLIRTIRGEGYMLDVNHR; from the coding sequence ATGGACGATGCGAAGAGGCGTGACTTCGGGAAAATCCGGAGCGGGTTATCCATGATGCGGACGCTCGCCACGCGCGGTGGCTTCTCCGGACGGCCCTGTGGGGCAAGGCGCGGGTCGATTATTTCAAGCTCGCAACAATTCGTGCAAAAAGCACTTATATTGAGAGGCAATAATGAGCGTGAGGGACACACCTCACCGTCGCAACATCGGAGAAAAGACGCCGTGAACAAAGCGATCCGTATTCTCGTCGTCGACGACGACTCGCAGATTCGCAGCCTGCTGTGCGACTGCCTTGCAGACTTCGGCATGACCACCGCGCAAGCTGCCACAGGCGCGGAAATGCATCTCGCACTCGGGGAAGGGGGCTTCGATCTCGTGGTGCTCGATCTGATGCTGCCGGACGACGACGGCCTCAATCTGTGCCGCGAGATTCGTGCGACTTCGGAGATTCCACTGATCATCCTGACCGCGCGCGGCGAGATGACCGACCGGATTGTCGGGCTGGAATTAGGTGCCGACGACTATGTCGTCAAGCCATTTGAACCGCGTGAGCTGGTCGCCCGCATTCAGACGATCCTGCGCCGCGTGCGTGCGCAAACGCAGGGCCGAACGAGAGCTCAGGAAGAAAGCCGGTTCGCCGGATGGCGGCTTCATCAGACCGGCCGCCACCTGATTGCCACCGACAACACCGTCATTCCCCTGTCGAACGCGGAATTCCGTTTGCTCAACGCGTTCCTTGCCGCACCGGGGCGTGTGCTGAGCCGCGAATACCTGATGGATACCGCTCGCGGCAAGTCGATCGACGCGTTCGACCGCAGCATCGACGTCCAGATCTCACGCTTGCGTCAGAAGTTGCGCGAGGACATCAAGGAGCCGCGGCTGATTCGCACGATTCGCGGAGAAGGCTACATGCTCGATGTCAATCATCGTTAG
- a CDS encoding energy transducer TonB, with product MNYAQPKPPARRIGGIAFVVGLHAVIVYALLSGLATKVVDVIRQPIETRIIEEIKPPPPPPPPPKRLAPPPPKHVAPPPPFVPPPEVQVAAPPSPNAITTQSTAPAPSAPIAPPTPPAPAAPVSKSVGVVCPNSTQVRAAIRYPREALKDNLTGDVVVMFTVGTDGNVKDLSVTQSAAPVLDRAAENAVRQFHCVAQGEEVRVQVPFSFKLD from the coding sequence ATGAACTACGCACAACCCAAGCCGCCCGCCAGGCGCATTGGCGGCATCGCCTTCGTCGTCGGATTACACGCCGTGATCGTTTACGCATTGCTCTCCGGTCTCGCGACGAAAGTCGTGGACGTGATTCGTCAGCCGATCGAGACACGCATCATTGAAGAGATCAAGCCACCGCCCCCCCCTCCACCGCCGCCGAAGCGGCTCGCGCCACCACCGCCGAAACACGTCGCGCCACCGCCGCCGTTCGTGCCGCCCCCCGAAGTGCAGGTCGCGGCGCCCCCATCGCCGAACGCGATCACCACGCAGTCGACCGCGCCTGCGCCATCCGCGCCCATTGCGCCGCCAACGCCCCCTGCGCCCGCGGCGCCGGTGTCGAAGAGCGTCGGCGTCGTGTGTCCGAACTCGACGCAGGTACGCGCGGCCATTCGCTATCCGCGTGAAGCGCTCAAGGACAACCTGACTGGCGATGTCGTCGTGATGTTCACCGTCGGCACCGACGGCAACGTCAAGGACCTCAGCGTGACCCAATCGGCCGCGCCCGTTCTCGACCGGGCCGCCGAAAACGCCGTGCGGCAGTTCCACTGCGTCGCGCAGGGCGAGGAAGTCCGCGTGCAGGTGCCCTTCTCTTTCAAGCTCGATTGA
- a CDS encoding MotA/TolQ/ExbB proton channel family protein gives MINRTRTAVLLTALLLAASAAHAATDTVANPYGLDALWKGGDVIARGTLLILVIMSMGSWYIIVAKLLEQARVLRRAKAAEKGFWKAASLSEGTRQLDAGSPFRFIAERGLAAYDHHEGALLEQVDLNNWVAAAIERATNAVSSRLQDGLAFLGTVGSTAPFIGLFGTVWGIYHALTAIGIAGQASIDKVAGPVGEALIMTAIGLAVAVPAVLGYNWLVRRNKAVMERVRGFSTELHIVILTGKTTAGAAAATRAAALSRVG, from the coding sequence ATGATCAACCGTACCCGCACGGCCGTTTTACTGACGGCTCTGTTGCTCGCGGCCAGCGCCGCCCATGCCGCCACCGATACGGTGGCCAATCCCTACGGCCTCGATGCGCTCTGGAAGGGCGGCGATGTCATCGCGCGAGGCACATTGCTCATTCTGGTCATCATGTCCATGGGCAGCTGGTACATCATCGTTGCGAAGCTGCTCGAACAGGCGCGTGTACTGCGCCGCGCGAAAGCGGCGGAGAAGGGTTTCTGGAAAGCGGCCAGTCTCAGCGAAGGCACTCGCCAACTGGACGCCGGCAGTCCGTTCCGCTTCATTGCCGAGCGAGGCCTCGCTGCCTACGACCATCACGAAGGTGCGCTGCTCGAACAGGTCGACCTCAACAACTGGGTCGCGGCCGCCATCGAACGCGCGACCAATGCAGTCTCGAGCCGCCTGCAGGACGGTCTCGCGTTTCTCGGCACCGTCGGCTCGACCGCGCCGTTCATCGGCCTGTTCGGCACGGTGTGGGGCATTTATCACGCACTGACGGCCATCGGCATCGCGGGTCAGGCATCCATCGATAAGGTCGCCGGGCCGGTCGGCGAAGCGCTGATCATGACCGCGATTGGTCTTGCCGTCGCCGTGCCCGCCGTCCTCGGCTACAACTGGCTCGTACGTCGCAACAAGGCCGTGATGGAGCGCGTGCGTGGATTTTCGACCGAATTGCACATCGTCATCCTGACCGGCAAGACCACGGCCGGGGCCGCCGCCGCGACCAGGGCCGCCGCTCTCTCACGCGTGGGGTGA
- a CDS encoding ExbD/TolR family protein, whose product MAMSVGTRDGDDHNEVMASINTTPLVDVMLVLLIIFLITIPVVSHTVPVSLPKEAVQPLQTTPQNVILAVTKEGDVFWDERRVPDAATLVEKLKAVAVQSPQPEVHIRGDLDARYAAIGRVVFACQRAGIVKVDFITEPPPRQ is encoded by the coding sequence ATGGCCATGAGCGTGGGAACCCGTGACGGCGACGATCACAACGAGGTCATGGCGTCCATCAACACGACGCCGCTGGTCGACGTGATGCTGGTGCTGTTGATCATCTTCCTCATCACGATTCCGGTGGTATCGCATACCGTGCCGGTTTCACTGCCCAAGGAAGCCGTGCAGCCGCTGCAGACGACGCCGCAGAACGTGATTCTCGCCGTCACAAAAGAGGGCGACGTGTTCTGGGACGAACGGCGCGTGCCCGATGCGGCAACGCTCGTCGAGAAGCTCAAGGCGGTCGCGGTGCAATCGCCGCAGCCTGAAGTTCACATTCGCGGCGATCTCGACGCACGCTACGCCGCCATCGGCCGGGTGGTGTTCGCCTGCCAGCGGGCTGGCATCGTCAAGGTCGACTTCATCACCGAACCGCCGCCGCGCCAGTGA
- a CDS encoding ExbD/TolR family protein: MAMTMPTGDADDAEVMVEINTTPLIDVMLVLLIMLILTIPIQTNAVKLDMPTGAPPSQPQTPPVVQIDISADGAIAWNGETLSSREQLETRLRDVAANPAPTELHLRPDKAAPYRAVAMVMASAQRLGATHIGLVGNEQFMQ; the protein is encoded by the coding sequence ATGGCGATGACGATGCCCACCGGCGACGCAGACGACGCCGAAGTGATGGTCGAGATCAACACCACGCCGTTAATCGACGTGATGCTTGTGCTGCTGATCATGCTGATCCTCACCATTCCAATTCAGACCAACGCGGTCAAGCTCGACATGCCGACCGGCGCGCCGCCGTCGCAGCCGCAAACACCACCCGTGGTGCAGATCGATATCTCAGCCGACGGCGCCATTGCATGGAATGGCGAGACGCTGAGTTCGCGCGAGCAACTGGAAACGCGATTGCGCGACGTAGCGGCCAACCCCGCGCCGACGGAACTGCATTTACGGCCCGACAAGGCCGCGCCTTACCGCGCCGTCGCAATGGTCATGGCGTCTGCGCAGCGGCTCGGCGCGACTCACATCGGGCTCGTCGGTAACGAGCAGTTCATGCAGTAA
- a CDS encoding MFS transporter, protein MFDSNLDLPAPVAGQSPPSDSRAGPLAWFGLAILVIVAFFAFVDRQMLILLTEPIRHDFGLTDTQIGLMQGAGIALFAGVASLPIGWVADRVDRRVVLAACVLVWSAATAICGMTTHFWQLFIATVGLGIGEAGLVPVIYGLIPDLFPARQRVLANAIFALANLLGAGAGMALGGALMHGIAAVHSALPAGFANLAPWRLVFFAVALPAPVLVVLILLIRPGGRRDTDPSASRGRSSTPLPSAPVYFRREATMMLRFFGAIGLVNLAFGGVATWMPVVAVRTFGATPAEAGGGMGVAAMAGAIAGCVLSGLVAGRMRARFGVLAPLRVCECGALVAGALSFLYLAVGSLTPVYALFGVQLACMVAGMVLFPTIMQNICPAHLRSRVAAIGALTSIVVQSGSPVFIGFMSDRLHALNQGLLWSIVGVAAFGFFAACILMRAAGRGVRAAIERYA, encoded by the coding sequence ATGTTCGATTCCAACCTCGACTTGCCCGCCCCCGTAGCGGGTCAAAGCCCACCATCGGATTCACGTGCCGGACCGCTTGCGTGGTTCGGTCTGGCGATTCTCGTGATCGTGGCGTTCTTCGCGTTCGTCGACCGTCAGATGCTGATCTTGCTGACGGAACCCATCCGCCACGATTTCGGGCTGACCGACACGCAAATCGGCCTGATGCAAGGTGCCGGCATCGCCCTCTTCGCAGGCGTGGCTTCCCTGCCGATCGGTTGGGTCGCCGATCGCGTGGATCGCCGCGTGGTGCTGGCGGCGTGCGTACTCGTCTGGAGCGCCGCCACGGCAATCTGCGGCATGACCACCCACTTCTGGCAGTTGTTCATCGCCACCGTCGGCCTGGGAATCGGCGAAGCGGGGCTGGTGCCGGTCATCTACGGCCTGATTCCCGATCTCTTCCCGGCGCGTCAACGCGTGCTCGCCAATGCGATCTTTGCCCTCGCCAATCTGTTGGGCGCGGGTGCGGGAATGGCGCTTGGCGGTGCGCTGATGCACGGCATCGCGGCGGTGCACAGCGCGTTGCCAGCCGGATTCGCCAATCTCGCACCATGGCGGCTGGTGTTCTTTGCGGTTGCGTTGCCCGCCCCCGTGCTGGTCGTGCTGATTCTGCTCATCCGTCCCGGAGGGCGCCGAGACACGGACCCGTCCGCGTCTCGCGGGCGCTCTTCCACACCGCTGCCGTCCGCACCGGTCTACTTCCGGCGCGAAGCCACCATGATGCTCAGGTTCTTCGGTGCAATCGGACTGGTCAACCTGGCGTTCGGCGGCGTGGCGACGTGGATGCCGGTCGTGGCGGTGCGAACTTTCGGCGCTACGCCGGCCGAAGCGGGCGGCGGCATGGGCGTGGCGGCAATGGCCGGCGCTATTGCCGGTTGCGTGCTCAGCGGGCTCGTTGCCGGCCGCATGCGGGCACGCTTCGGCGTGCTTGCGCCCCTGCGTGTCTGCGAATGCGGCGCGCTGGTGGCAGGCGCTCTGTCGTTCCTCTATCTGGCGGTTGGCTCGCTCACGCCGGTCTATGCGCTGTTCGGCGTGCAGCTCGCCTGCATGGTCGCAGGCATGGTGTTGTTTCCCACCATCATGCAAAACATCTGCCCTGCGCATTTGCGCTCGCGCGTCGCGGCTATCGGCGCGCTCACGTCGATCGTCGTGCAATCCGGCAGCCCTGTGTTTATCGGCTTCATGTCGGACCGCCTGCACGCGCTCAACCAAGGTCTGCTGTGGTCGATTGTCGGTGTGGCCGCGTTTGGCTTCTTCGCCGCGTGCATTCTGATGCGCGCCGCCGGCCGCGGTGTACGCGCGGCAATCGAACGCTATGCATGA